The Perca fluviatilis chromosome 2, GENO_Pfluv_1.0, whole genome shotgun sequence genome includes a region encoding these proteins:
- the zgc:153372 gene encoding arsenite methyltransferase, producing MATCDDVRENVKKYYGSRLESSGDLQTSAASCSLSCRPVPTSVTDALSQVHPEVTKRFFGCGLPFPAKLEGCRVLDLGSGSGRDCYAFSKLVGQSGHVTGIDMTEELVTASRQYIEYHQKKFGYEKPNVTFVQGYMEKLSEAGIQSDSVDVVLSNCVICLCPDKRAVLQQAYNVLKEGGELYFSDMYASKVVPDHMKEDPVLWGEGMGGSLFWQDLISLAHSVGFSTPHLVSASQIEIYNSELKAKAGDVSYASGTYRLFKLPPSQVVSEAIVTYKGTVADFLDQLDFDSSHCFKKDVAVEVNGEMAAILQRSRFFPDFKIQISDKPWSSSESTPQYCHLNPFLLADKLGSSVRQCSKTSK from the exons ATGGCGACTTGTGACGACGTGCGGGAAAATGTGAAG AAGTACTATGGCAGTCGACTGGAGTCCTCTGGGGATTTGCAAACAAGTGCTGCCTCCTGCAGTTTATCTTGCCGCCCAGTGCCAACAAGTGTCACAGATGCACTGAGCCAGGTTCACCCAGAGGTAACCAAAAG ATTCTTCGGCTGTGGCCTTCCCTTTCCAGCGAAGCTTGAGGGCTGCAGAGTCCTGGACCTCGGCAGCGGCTCTGGCAGAGACTGTTATGCCTTCAGTAAACTCGTTGGACAGAGCGGACATGTCACAGGGATCGATATGACCGAAGAGCTA GTCACAGCGTCTCGTCAGTACATCGAGTATCATCAAAAGAAGTTTGGCTATGAGAAGCCCAACGTCACATTTGTCCAGGGGTACATGGAGAAGCTCAGTGAAGCTGGCATACAGAGTGACTCAGTGGATGTTGTGCT ATCCAACTGTGTAATCTGTTTGTGTCCTGATAAAAGGGCCGTTCTACAGCAAGCTTACAATGTCCTAAAG GAGGGAGGTGAACTGTATTTCAGTGACATGTATGCCAGCAAAGTCGTTCCCGATCACATGAAGGAAGATCCAGTCCTGTGGG GTGAAGGAATGGGCGGTTCTCTGTTTTGGCAGGATCTCATTTCCTTGGCacacagtgtaggtttcagcaCTCCACACCTTGTTTCAGCCAGCCAGATTGAAATCTACAACAGTGAGCTCAAAGCAAAAGCAG GTGACGTCAGCTATGCTTCGGGCACGTATCGGCTCTTTAAACTGCCCCCAAGTCAAGTCGTGTCTGAGGCAATAGTGACATATAAAGGAACTGTGGCAGATTTCCTAGATCAGCTGGACTTTGATTCCTCCCACTGCTTCAAG AAAGATGTGGCAGTGGAGGTAAATGGAGAGATGGCAGCAATCCTCCAGAGATCCCGTTTCTTTCCGGATTTCAAAATCCAGATATCGGATAAACCATGGTCCAGCTCAGAGTCAACACCACAG TACTGCCACCTCAACCCTTTTCTGCTGGCTGACAAACTGGGATCCTCAGTGAGACAATGCTCCAAAACAAGCAAATAA